A section of the Leptospira kobayashii genome encodes:
- a CDS encoding hybrid sensor histidine kinase/response regulator, with the protein MDAGNFPLKEKNLELRGNWEFYWNELLEPEEERPEKLQYSLAGNHWTSLKEKGRSLPSFGYATYRLTLVLPDLKEQIAISMPVMHTSYRLFVDGKLIHENGMVGTDEDHFRPSYKIKICPLERTGKTVRIQVQVANYVHTIAGMKELIRVGTISNIYDSYMGSVVLNWVVIIFLFMLSVYHICIYIIRKTEIASLHLGLLYICIVIITLSLSEPRNLYGSLPDSWCMVLIRISKLILPFILYFGSAVVYYLFYYKRETFVFRIATIYCSVHALAVIISPNKYMAKVSEPFEMIMSAYLFIGILYIVRAVIEGKKNSLLYLTSFALTSIVGIHDLLYFQNAIPGIRPIGAYGIFLFFIPQSIILTRSFIAIFKREEEVSRAVLRSNEDLEKKVKERTFELEKANRWKSNFISLLSHDLRSPLIGVSQILEIIQYNFDSMENQEKQKFLDLCRSGIQNSLRMIKQLLDVSRFDSEGIRLQPTLFYLDELFDDVIRTIESVATVKEIDIRLKMNQNPKLIGDKILLEEVLKNIIINAIKYSYSGSAVDVVQTIDDQWISIQVIDYGIGMDSEQLDQISRDETPKSQHGTKGELGTGLGLKLSQTILEAHFGKLKISSAPGKGSKFEVLLSNVTRSILLVDDSDNFRSDLAEELRRKKWIVLEAKNGEEALDHLSRITPNMIVTDKHMPIMDGISFVHEWEAIKEEKKIPIIMLSSDAPFFNSRKFLEEEGLENAILFYLSKLYSKKDLVEKILAFTHWDQ; encoded by the coding sequence TTGGATGCCGGTAATTTTCCTCTGAAAGAAAAAAATTTGGAACTCAGAGGCAATTGGGAATTTTATTGGAATGAACTACTGGAACCTGAGGAAGAAAGGCCTGAAAAGTTACAATACTCTCTGGCAGGCAATCATTGGACCAGTTTAAAAGAAAAGGGGAGATCACTTCCCAGCTTCGGGTATGCGACATATCGTTTGACTTTGGTCTTACCTGATTTAAAAGAACAAATCGCAATTTCCATGCCGGTAATGCATACTTCTTATCGTCTCTTCGTAGATGGAAAACTGATTCACGAAAACGGAATGGTAGGAACCGATGAAGATCATTTTCGTCCTTCCTATAAAATCAAAATCTGTCCTTTGGAGAGGACTGGTAAAACCGTTCGGATTCAGGTTCAAGTTGCCAATTATGTACATACGATTGCAGGTATGAAAGAACTGATTCGGGTCGGAACCATATCGAATATTTACGACTCATATATGGGTTCGGTGGTTTTGAATTGGGTTGTTATCATATTTCTATTTATGTTGAGTGTGTACCACATCTGCATTTATATTATTCGGAAAACCGAGATTGCATCTTTGCACTTGGGGTTATTGTATATATGTATCGTTATTATCACTCTATCTTTGAGTGAGCCGAGGAATCTATACGGTTCTTTGCCGGATTCCTGGTGTATGGTTCTGATCCGAATATCAAAACTGATATTACCGTTCATTTTGTACTTCGGAAGTGCTGTCGTATATTACCTATTTTATTATAAAAGAGAAACGTTTGTTTTCCGGATTGCAACGATATATTGCTCCGTCCATGCGTTAGCCGTTATTATTTCACCAAATAAATATATGGCGAAAGTTTCCGAACCGTTCGAGATGATAATGAGCGCGTACTTATTTATAGGAATTCTCTATATTGTTAGGGCGGTCATCGAAGGTAAAAAGAACAGCCTTTTGTATCTTACGAGTTTTGCACTAACTTCAATTGTAGGGATTCATGACCTACTTTATTTCCAAAATGCAATACCGGGTATCAGGCCGATCGGAGCTTACGGAATATTTTTATTTTTTATTCCGCAATCCATCATACTCACCAGATCGTTTATCGCTATATTCAAAAGAGAAGAAGAAGTTTCCCGTGCGGTTCTCCGCAGTAACGAGGATTTGGAAAAAAAAGTCAAAGAACGGACTTTCGAATTGGAAAAAGCAAACCGTTGGAAGTCGAATTTCATTTCTCTATTATCTCATGATTTGCGTTCTCCTTTAATCGGAGTGAGCCAGATATTGGAAATCATTCAATATAACTTCGATTCAATGGAAAATCAGGAGAAGCAGAAGTTTTTAGATTTATGCCGCTCCGGAATTCAAAATTCCCTCAGGATGATAAAACAATTATTAGATGTGAGTCGTTTTGATTCCGAAGGAATAAGATTACAGCCTACTTTGTTTTATTTGGATGAATTGTTCGATGACGTGATTCGAACGATCGAGTCGGTTGCGACAGTGAAAGAAATCGATATTCGGTTGAAGATGAATCAAAATCCGAAGCTTATCGGCGATAAAATACTTTTGGAAGAAGTGCTAAAGAATATCATCATAAATGCGATTAAGTATTCTTATTCAGGTTCGGCAGTCGATGTTGTCCAAACAATCGATGATCAATGGATTTCAATTCAGGTAATTGATTATGGTATTGGAATGGATTCCGAACAATTGGATCAAATCTCAAGAGATGAAACACCGAAAAGCCAACACGGAACCAAAGGAGAATTAGGAACAGGACTCGGTTTGAAATTATCTCAAACTATTTTGGAAGCCCATTTTGGAAAATTGAAAATATCCAGTGCTCCAGGCAAAGGTAGCAAATTCGAAGTGTTATTATCCAATGTCACTAGATCGATTTTACTTGTGGACGATTCCGATAATTTCAGATCTGATTTGGCTGAAGAATTGAGACGTAAAAAATGGATCGTTTTGGAAGCAAAGAACGGAGAAGAAGCATTGGATCATTTGTCAAGAATCACTCCGAATATGATTGTGACCGACAAACACATGCCGATTATGGATGGAATTTCTTTTGTTCATGAATGGGAAGCCATAAAGGAAGAGAAAAAAATTCCGATCATTATGTTAAGTTCCGATGCACCTTTTTTTAACAGCAGGAAATTCCTGGAAGAAGAAGGTCTCGAAAATGCGATTCTCTTTTATTTATCTAAACTATATAGTAAAAAAGACTTAGTGGAAAAAATATTAGCTTTCACTCATTGGGATCAATAA
- a CDS encoding response regulator transcription factor, with protein MESIKIAILEDHSVVTEGIISVLKTNPFFPIVGEFRTGEELLRFLEKREVDFLLLDIDLPDCNGLDILKEVKEKYPKTKVVIFSLHGSRVYVEDAIRLKADGYMIKSDPISHLPSVIQAVMRGEKYISEGVSKETLPFSPFQIEIINLLIQGLSQNEVAEKIQKSRKTVEYHLNQMRTKFACKNNNELISKYQKEIQK; from the coding sequence GTGGAATCCATAAAAATTGCTATCTTAGAAGATCATTCCGTAGTTACCGAAGGAATCATATCCGTTTTAAAAACCAATCCATTCTTTCCGATTGTAGGAGAATTTCGTACAGGTGAGGAATTACTGCGCTTTTTAGAAAAACGAGAAGTGGATTTTTTACTTCTGGACATCGATTTACCCGACTGCAACGGACTCGATATCCTCAAGGAAGTAAAGGAAAAGTATCCCAAAACCAAAGTAGTCATTTTCTCTCTCCATGGCAGCCGAGTTTATGTTGAAGATGCAATCCGTTTGAAAGCCGACGGGTATATGATCAAATCCGATCCAATTTCCCACCTACCATCTGTTATACAGGCAGTAATGCGTGGCGAAAAATATATTTCGGAAGGAGTCAGTAAAGAGACCTTACCGTTTTCACCGTTCCAAATCGAGATCATCAATCTACTCATCCAAGGGCTATCCCAAAACGAAGTGGCTGAAAAAATTCAAAAATCAAGAAAAACCGTAGAATACCACCTCAACCAAATGCGCACAAAATTCGCATGTAAAAACAATAACGAACTTATTTCCAAATACCAAAAAGAAATACAAAAATAG
- a CDS encoding SixA phosphatase family protein: MKHIYLLRHAKSEWDEPFQKDEERGLSERGKKQTKALRSFLLDFGINVDSVLVSPAERALKTYQNLRKEILRLPKPDIRDSIYEAEEEDLLFLLHGIPNTVRSVMIVGHNPGLENLASSLLYGQSTPSRFHKFPTASFLGLSYSGEDWKNLDWGTCHLQVFWIPGHLGKE, encoded by the coding sequence ATGAAACATATATATCTATTGAGACATGCAAAATCCGAATGGGACGAACCCTTTCAAAAGGACGAAGAAAGAGGACTTTCCGAACGGGGCAAAAAACAAACGAAAGCATTGCGGTCCTTTCTTTTGGATTTTGGAATCAATGTGGATTCCGTTCTTGTTTCTCCCGCAGAACGCGCCCTCAAAACCTATCAAAATTTGCGGAAAGAAATCCTGCGTCTGCCCAAACCGGACATTCGGGACTCTATTTATGAAGCAGAGGAAGAGGATCTTCTTTTCCTTTTGCATGGAATTCCGAATACTGTCCGGTCGGTTATGATCGTCGGGCACAATCCCGGACTGGAAAACTTGGCATCCAGCCTTCTTTACGGACAATCGACACCCAGCCGGTTTCACAAATTTCCCACCGCAAGTTTTTTAGGACTTAGTTATTCCGGAGAAGATTGGAAAAATTTGGATTGGGGAACATGTCACTTGCAGGTATTCTGGATACCGGGGCATTTAGGAAAGGAATGA
- the hpt gene encoding hypoxanthine phosphoribosyltransferase translates to MKALFSEERIHNRVDELGREISRDFLGKELILIGVLNGGFIFTADLCRSIAIPHEIDFIGASSYGDGKESSGKIEYTKFLKRPIKGKSVLIVEDIVDTGRTLEFLVNDLMKHQPLSLKIAALFWKKEKANPHLHVDYFGFEIGDEYLVGYGLDHAGMYRNLPYVASLEPNDSKDD, encoded by the coding sequence ATGAAGGCATTATTTTCAGAAGAAAGAATTCACAATCGTGTAGATGAACTTGGACGGGAAATCTCCAGAGATTTCCTTGGCAAAGAACTCATATTGATCGGAGTTCTGAACGGGGGGTTTATCTTTACCGCAGACCTATGCCGTTCGATTGCCATCCCTCACGAAATCGATTTTATCGGTGCTTCCTCCTACGGAGACGGAAAAGAATCCAGTGGGAAAATCGAATATACTAAATTTCTAAAAAGACCGATCAAAGGTAAATCGGTTCTGATTGTAGAGGATATAGTCGATACCGGAAGAACTTTGGAATTTTTAGTAAATGATCTGATGAAACATCAGCCTCTTTCCCTTAAGATCGCAGCATTGTTCTGGAAAAAGGAAAAAGCAAATCCACATTTGCATGTGGATTATTTCGGATTTGAAATCGGAGACGAATATCTGGTAGGTTATGGATTGGATCATGCGGGAATGTACCGCAACCTACCGTATGTGGCATCTTTGGAACCGAATGATTCTAAAGATGATTAG
- a CDS encoding phosphate ABC transporter substrate-binding protein: MKNLIILCYILITMAFSACKEKQSLKIAGSETMNAMMRYLGSEYEKANSDIKVIVEGGGSETGIDKLRKGEIDIAVSSRDLNQNEFDDLRKTGNLEKVRVAYDGVALVVNLKNSATKLHLEQVSDIFSGKIQNWKEVGGQDAPIQIVIRNDKSGTQDYFENHILRKKDLGIPEFEKNKSNKIVSTAKIVKDNSELANYVESNPNAIGYMGMGSAIIDNKTKVKSLDYARKANDPYVTPSIRSVYDRKYRLARELFAIYKTDQGDKIDAFITFLTSEKGQESVIRSGYLRASMPEVEVSADPNHL; the protein is encoded by the coding sequence ATGAAAAACCTCATTATCCTTTGTTACATTTTGATTACAATGGCTTTTTCCGCGTGTAAGGAAAAACAATCTTTAAAAATCGCAGGCTCCGAAACCATGAATGCGATGATGAGGTATCTGGGTTCAGAATATGAAAAAGCAAATTCCGATATCAAAGTGATTGTGGAAGGTGGCGGTTCCGAAACGGGAATCGACAAATTGCGTAAGGGAGAAATCGACATTGCCGTTTCGTCCAGAGATTTGAATCAAAATGAATTCGATGATTTGCGTAAAACCGGAAACTTGGAAAAGGTAAGAGTTGCTTACGATGGAGTCGCTTTGGTTGTAAATCTTAAGAATTCGGCTACCAAGTTGCACTTAGAGCAAGTTTCGGATATATTTTCAGGAAAGATTCAAAACTGGAAAGAAGTAGGTGGTCAGGACGCTCCCATTCAAATCGTAATCCGAAACGATAAATCGGGAACACAGGATTATTTTGAAAATCATATACTCCGTAAAAAAGATTTGGGGATTCCTGAATTTGAAAAAAACAAATCCAATAAGATAGTATCTACAGCAAAAATCGTTAAGGACAACTCCGAACTTGCAAACTACGTCGAATCGAATCCGAATGCAATCGGTTATATGGGCATGGGGAGTGCGATCATAGACAATAAAACGAAAGTTAAATCTTTGGATTATGCCAGAAAGGCAAACGATCCGTACGTAACTCCTTCGATCCGAAGTGTATATGATCGGAAGTATCGTCTGGCAAGAGAACTATTCGCGATTTATAAAACCGACCAAGGGGATAAGATAGATGCTTTCATAACTTTTTTAACGAGTGAAAAGGGACAAGAGTCGGTCATTCGTTCTGGTTACTTGCGTGCAAGTATGCCTGAGGTGGAAGTTTCCGCAGATCCTAATCATCTTTAG
- a CDS encoding OmpA family protein gives MKPIFFFILISALSPLYLFAVETPPVLLQWKWKQNQVLELNEYHDVLFRVGKHSVAREDKNRVLLKTTKCDTSSCQVDALFNTYIRFGKTEGPYRKDKDFKSNFIIFRNGKYEVADEYVMPNLRSFPSFPETAVNSGDTWKIPAEESFDFSGERIKVIVEPEYYFHGKSKWAYEDKSGFAEKITYTYPIYYDSLSKKDRINNVPNKIFGFARGTVFFNAEKGIPEYKDVKLSYTFVLPDGTVQEANFHIHGLYQSRKSLNANEKEKFKDDVLQDLIIEKEKDNPNGKDPSLISVRTTEDGVTFSLDSILFDFNDSKLRPEAEEAVRKIAEILKKHPEREVRVSGHTDNIGKKDYNLKLSEERAKSVLHKLVDDHKMEEDHISFKGYGDEIPVVPNDSEENRKKNRRVEITLVLD, from the coding sequence GTGAAACCGATCTTCTTTTTCATTCTGATTTCCGCTTTGTCTCCCCTGTATCTCTTCGCAGTGGAAACTCCACCCGTTCTATTGCAATGGAAGTGGAAACAAAACCAGGTTTTGGAACTCAATGAATACCACGATGTTCTATTCCGGGTGGGCAAACACAGTGTGGCCCGTGAAGATAAAAACAGAGTTTTGCTTAAAACTACGAAGTGTGATACATCGTCCTGCCAAGTGGATGCTCTTTTCAACACTTACATTCGTTTTGGAAAAACGGAAGGACCTTACAGAAAGGACAAGGATTTCAAATCCAATTTTATCATTTTTAGAAACGGCAAATACGAAGTGGCGGACGAATATGTGATGCCAAATCTGAGAAGTTTTCCTTCTTTCCCTGAAACAGCTGTTAACTCAGGAGATACTTGGAAAATTCCTGCGGAAGAATCTTTCGATTTCTCAGGAGAAAGAATCAAAGTCATTGTAGAACCGGAATATTATTTTCACGGAAAATCAAAATGGGCTTATGAAGACAAATCCGGCTTCGCAGAAAAAATCACTTACACTTATCCGATCTATTACGATTCCTTGTCCAAAAAAGACAGAATCAACAATGTCCCGAATAAGATTTTCGGATTTGCCAGAGGGACTGTGTTTTTCAATGCAGAAAAAGGAATCCCTGAATACAAAGACGTAAAATTATCCTACACTTTCGTACTTCCCGACGGTACCGTTCAAGAAGCGAACTTTCATATCCACGGACTTTACCAATCTCGCAAAAGTTTGAATGCGAATGAAAAGGAAAAATTCAAAGACGATGTATTGCAGGATCTGATCATAGAAAAAGAAAAGGATAATCCGAACGGAAAAGATCCCTCTCTTATCAGTGTTCGAACGACGGAAGACGGAGTTACATTTTCTCTCGATTCGATTCTATTTGATTTCAATGATTCCAAGTTGAGACCGGAAGCGGAAGAAGCGGTTCGCAAAATCGCAGAGATCTTGAAAAAACACCCCGAGCGGGAAGTGAGAGTCTCAGGCCATACCGACAATATCGGTAAAAAAGATTATAATCTCAAACTTTCGGAAGAAAGAGCGAAATCCGTATTACACAAATTAGTTGATGATCACAAAATGGAAGAAGATCATATTTCTTTCAAAGGATACGGAGACGAAATTCCTGTGGTACCCAACGATTCGGAAGAAAACCGTAAAAAAAACAGAAGAGTGGAAATCACTCTGGTTCTTGATTAA
- a CDS encoding lysophospholipid acyltransferase family protein, with translation MKSSFIPPSFELPLAWTLDLGFPIITKLMFNLDGVEISREDEKQLQDLRKKRFIYLSNHPSDTEPAIAYYLANKIGTRFHYMASRNIFNWGFGIVGEVIKRVGAFSVLSGSADRDAIKMARKVLSEPEGKLVLYPEGMRSGENDNLVPFMPGMAQLAFWGLEDALKKDPTADLFILPTFVKYAISGSRDSILNQVETSLQRIEKKLKIFPGGRTLLRRFLTVGRVLLEETEYELGVTKADIEGKDFDYRLGRARHTALNKAAAILNVTFHDTDHAIQKIRDLFTALDSIEAGTPLPNTPKNLSEKDIQRARQLVDMAYTFLITKPKNLIQWPSAERLFEWIYSFEKHIFGKTELRASTAHVLVSPAFSVKPFFRDYQSNKREGIASILIEIRKQMEALVERGKSVTDPIVPPYSVGLDINVN, from the coding sequence ATGAAATCATCATTTATCCCCCCTTCTTTTGAACTACCTTTGGCTTGGACTCTTGATCTTGGTTTTCCCATCATTACAAAGTTAATGTTCAATTTGGACGGAGTAGAGATCAGTCGGGAAGATGAGAAACAACTCCAGGATCTTCGGAAAAAAAGATTTATCTATCTCTCCAATCATCCTTCCGATACCGAGCCTGCCATTGCTTATTATCTTGCGAATAAAATAGGAACTCGTTTTCATTATATGGCTTCCCGAAATATTTTCAATTGGGGATTCGGGATCGTAGGAGAAGTGATCAAAAGAGTTGGCGCCTTTTCTGTGTTATCCGGGAGTGCCGATCGGGACGCGATCAAGATGGCTCGTAAGGTTTTATCCGAGCCGGAAGGCAAATTGGTTTTGTATCCGGAAGGAATGCGCTCGGGAGAAAATGACAACTTGGTTCCTTTTATGCCCGGTATGGCACAGCTTGCATTCTGGGGATTGGAAGATGCCTTAAAAAAAGATCCCACTGCGGATTTATTCATTCTGCCTACATTTGTTAAATATGCAATCTCCGGTTCGAGAGATAGTATTTTAAACCAAGTGGAGACCTCCCTACAAAGAATCGAAAAGAAGTTAAAAATTTTCCCCGGTGGGAGAACGCTTCTTCGCAGATTTTTGACCGTGGGTAGGGTTCTTCTGGAAGAAACCGAATATGAGTTAGGTGTTACCAAAGCGGATATAGAAGGAAAGGATTTTGATTATAGATTGGGCCGGGCCCGCCATACGGCTTTAAACAAGGCCGCGGCCATTTTAAATGTGACCTTTCATGATACCGATCACGCGATCCAAAAAATCAGGGATTTATTTACTGCTTTGGATAGCATTGAAGCGGGGACTCCTCTTCCCAATACTCCGAAAAATCTTTCCGAAAAAGATATCCAAAGAGCAAGACAGCTCGTGGATATGGCTTATACTTTCCTGATCACAAAACCTAAAAATCTGATTCAATGGCCTTCCGCCGAACGTTTGTTCGAGTGGATCTACAGTTTTGAAAAACATATCTTCGGGAAAACGGAATTGAGAGCAAGTACTGCACATGTTTTGGTTTCTCCCGCTTTTTCCGTGAAACCTTTCTTTCGGGATTACCAATCCAATAAACGGGAAGGAATTGCTTCGATATTGATTGAGATTCGCAAACAAATGGAAGCTTTGGTGGAAAGGGGAAAATCCGTCACTGATCCGATTGTTCCCCCTTATTCGGTGGGATTGGATATCAACGTAAATTAA
- a CDS encoding sulfatase produces MYFLFSQVESRFLKPFFIFIFCASLGFCSEQKDRTGIAYDLTRLLALSGTKVEGKFPDQDPLPYHWKKNPGRHSGLPIERKWENTQITFNTDKTLFINHSLDALYLPPNTSYSFEIGKGDYDLNFSAGILGESINSSGLKGKLSLEADGKEIQSFVFEDGNRENWKPIGLQISVHQTIKFIWKSENSHLYLAEPILYFRSNSKKPNVILIVLDSARKDFFGSYGFPYPITPNMDQLAKESVFFENPFSNGNWTKPSMISFFHSEYSSNLGLGNSWFTTKPYQRKVYYGKKRYNLTNVLRENGYYTKTIMNNVFFLDYTTVGIDLGFHNSFQVGMDILDTPALTDHAISFVEEIGRKPFFLHFNLNTPHASYSPPPEDMTVVKKMIPPDVFYKFESPVQRYIGEMFYTDREVGRLLKALKDKNLYDDSLIIVTGDHGELFGAHHDYSYHFIMKTRFGHGETHYDEEINVPYFIKPPRSVEAKVENRKIPGQSSLLSLVPTVLGLLELSFDPKQFKGVDYSSFIFGESENPKEKTIYTEGRMSESLRTEEFKYIRRYPGFTTVRRKFDGEPHTMSEELYDLKKDPEEKTNLSQDMNPDSQTLLIKAREIFKAGRFLNRNKIHLQLPPCGKSICKDSGNLQVQGSIYDWIVPKDTLIQSTSAKQIQYQKDISGSPEELVFLTVNPELEADFRLYRDGSPVAYRVGRWGLEFVWATPRLLKELLTSEREPSGWDKSGLPWIYNDANFSGDSESSAQKEMGKEVKKILETWGYIHE; encoded by the coding sequence ATGTATTTTCTTTTTTCGCAAGTCGAGTCCCGGTTCTTAAAACCGTTTTTCATTTTTATCTTCTGCGCAAGTTTGGGATTTTGTTCGGAACAGAAAGACCGAACGGGAATTGCATACGATCTGACCCGTTTGTTGGCCTTGTCCGGTACAAAGGTGGAGGGAAAATTTCCCGATCAGGATCCTCTTCCTTATCATTGGAAGAAAAATCCGGGAAGGCATTCCGGCTTACCTATCGAAAGAAAATGGGAAAATACCCAGATCACTTTCAATACGGACAAAACTCTATTTATCAATCATTCTCTGGACGCTTTGTATCTTCCACCAAATACTAGTTATTCGTTTGAAATCGGAAAAGGGGATTATGATCTTAATTTTTCCGCAGGGATTTTAGGGGAAAGTATTAACTCTTCCGGTTTGAAAGGAAAATTATCCTTGGAAGCCGACGGAAAAGAAATCCAATCTTTTGTCTTTGAAGATGGTAATCGTGAAAATTGGAAACCGATCGGATTGCAGATTTCGGTTCATCAAACTATCAAATTCATTTGGAAATCGGAAAACTCCCATCTGTATTTGGCAGAACCGATCCTTTATTTCCGAAGTAATTCTAAAAAACCAAATGTAATTTTGATCGTTTTGGATTCGGCAAGGAAAGATTTTTTCGGATCTTACGGATTTCCTTACCCGATTACACCTAATATGGATCAGTTGGCAAAGGAATCGGTGTTTTTTGAAAATCCCTTTTCCAACGGAAATTGGACCAAACCTTCCATGATATCTTTTTTTCATTCGGAATATTCTTCCAATCTGGGGCTTGGCAATTCCTGGTTTACTACAAAACCCTATCAAAGAAAGGTTTATTACGGGAAAAAGAGGTATAATCTAACAAATGTTTTAAGAGAAAACGGTTATTACACCAAAACGATAATGAATAATGTTTTCTTTTTGGATTATACTACGGTCGGAATTGATTTGGGATTTCATAATTCTTTCCAGGTAGGAATGGATATTTTGGATACACCCGCACTTACCGATCACGCGATTTCTTTCGTAGAGGAAATCGGCCGAAAACCTTTTTTTCTTCATTTCAATTTGAACACTCCGCACGCTTCCTATTCTCCTCCTCCCGAGGATATGACCGTCGTCAAAAAGATGATTCCTCCCGATGTATTTTACAAATTCGAATCACCTGTTCAACGTTATATCGGAGAAATGTTTTATACGGACCGGGAAGTGGGTCGTTTGTTAAAGGCTTTAAAAGATAAAAATCTATATGATGACAGTTTGATAATCGTCACGGGAGATCACGGAGAGTTGTTCGGTGCCCATCATGATTACAGTTATCATTTCATTATGAAAACTCGTTTCGGTCACGGGGAAACTCATTATGATGAAGAAATCAATGTTCCTTATTTTATCAAACCTCCCCGGTCTGTAGAAGCAAAGGTAGAGAATCGAAAGATTCCCGGACAGTCTTCTCTTTTGTCCTTGGTGCCTACTGTGCTCGGACTATTGGAGTTGTCATTCGATCCCAAACAATTCAAAGGAGTTGATTATTCCTCTTTTATCTTTGGAGAATCGGAAAATCCGAAAGAAAAAACCATTTATACGGAAGGAAGGATGTCCGAGTCCTTGCGGACGGAAGAGTTTAAGTACATCAGAAGGTATCCTGGTTTTACTACAGTTAGGCGAAAGTTCGACGGAGAACCTCATACTATGTCGGAAGAATTATATGATTTGAAAAAAGATCCCGAAGAAAAAACAAATCTTTCGCAAGATATGAATCCTGATTCGCAAACCTTGCTAATCAAGGCACGTGAGATTTTCAAAGCAGGCAGGTTTTTAAATAGAAACAAAATCCATCTGCAACTGCCGCCTTGTGGAAAATCCATTTGCAAAGACAGTGGAAATTTGCAAGTCCAGGGATCTATTTACGATTGGATAGTTCCCAAAGATACTTTGATCCAATCGACTTCGGCAAAACAAATCCAATACCAAAAAGATATAAGCGGCAGTCCGGAAGAGCTGGTATTTCTCACAGTGAATCCTGAATTGGAAGCGGATTTCAGGCTTTACCGGGATGGTTCTCCCGTTGCATATCGGGTAGGTAGATGGGGATTGGAATTCGTTTGGGCGACTCCCCGGCTTTTGAAAGAATTATTAACGTCGGAAAGGGAACCTTCCGGTTGGGACAAGTCAGGCCTACCTTGGATTTATAACGATGCGAACTTTAGCGGGGACTCCGAATCCAGCGCACAAAAAGAAATGGGGAAAGAAGTGAAAAAAATTCTGGAAACTTGGGGCTACATTCATGAATAA
- a CDS encoding Fic family protein, which produces MNSALIKSIEGKKKELDRLRPLPKAILEKLREQFYLEWTYNSNAIEGNTLSLQETDLVLRQGITIGNKSLREHFEVINHKEGIDYLEKVIKKKTSISLNLIREIHGIILKNIDDEEAGVFRRTNVRITGASHIPPNAAKVYNLVEELVEWYYLNHKKLSVPELASWFHYKFVFIHPFIDGNGRTARLLMNLILMQEGYPPAVILHLDRRKYYRVLREADKGNPLGFMDFVGKSVERSLIIYLNSFKIDSKDNKQGYITLKEATKHCNYSLEYLSLLARTGKLSAVKFNRNWMTTIEAIQTYLEEVT; this is translated from the coding sequence ATGAACTCAGCATTGATCAAAAGCATTGAGGGAAAAAAAAAGGAACTCGACCGACTCCGACCATTGCCAAAAGCAATTTTGGAAAAACTTAGAGAGCAATTCTATTTGGAATGGACCTACAATTCAAATGCGATAGAAGGGAATACGCTTAGTCTGCAAGAAACCGATTTAGTTTTAAGACAAGGGATTACTATCGGAAATAAAAGTCTTAGGGAACATTTCGAAGTTATTAATCATAAGGAAGGTATTGATTACCTTGAAAAGGTTATCAAAAAAAAAACATCTATTTCTCTAAACTTAATACGTGAAATTCACGGGATTATTTTAAAAAACATTGATGACGAAGAAGCAGGAGTTTTTAGAAGAACCAATGTTCGCATTACCGGTGCTTCCCATATTCCTCCTAATGCTGCAAAAGTTTACAACTTAGTTGAAGAGTTAGTCGAATGGTATTATCTTAATCATAAAAAATTAAGCGTTCCCGAGTTAGCTTCTTGGTTTCATTATAAATTTGTTTTCATACATCCTTTTATAGACGGAAACGGAAGGACTGCACGGTTGCTAATGAACTTAATATTGATGCAAGAGGGATATCCACCTGCTGTCATTCTCCATCTTGATAGAAGAAAATATTATAGAGTACTTCGGGAAGCCGACAAAGGAAATCCTTTGGGGTTTATGGACTTTGTAGGAAAGTCAGTAGAAAGATCCTTGATTATATATTTAAATTCTTTCAAAATCGATTCAAAAGACAACAAACAAGGATACATTACTTTAAAAGAAGCCACAAAGCACTGCAATTATTCCTTAGAATATCTCTCTCTTCTCGCAAGAACAGGTAAACTTTCCGCCGTTAAATTCAATAGAAATTGGATGACTACGATCGAGGCGATCCAAACATATTTGGAGGAAGTAACCTAA